One Williamsia phyllosphaerae DNA segment encodes these proteins:
- a CDS encoding TM2 domain-containing protein has translation MTETPDPAPDGWSATPPYGAPSYDPSQYGTPQYGQQAYPGQSLPPQGYPTTPYAQQPPAPGYGQAGYSVPGFAGIADPWAPYGRDPATGTPLSDKSKTSAGLLQLFLGGFGAGRFYLGHNGIAIAQLITLILGWVTVFFVVGVLILLALGIWTLVDAIMMFSGGVRDSRGQVLRP, from the coding sequence ATGACCGAGACCCCAGATCCCGCCCCGGACGGCTGGTCGGCGACGCCCCCCTACGGCGCTCCGTCATACGACCCGTCGCAGTACGGCACCCCGCAGTACGGCCAACAGGCCTACCCGGGTCAGTCACTGCCACCCCAGGGCTACCCGACGACGCCCTACGCACAGCAGCCCCCGGCACCGGGCTACGGGCAGGCCGGATACTCGGTGCCCGGCTTCGCGGGCATCGCCGATCCGTGGGCGCCCTACGGGCGTGACCCGGCCACCGGCACCCCGCTGTCGGACAAGTCCAAGACGAGTGCGGGACTGCTGCAGCTGTTCCTCGGCGGTTTCGGAGCTGGCCGGTTCTATCTGGGCCACAACGGCATCGCCATCGCACAGCTCATCACGCTGATCCTGGGATGGGTGACGGTGTTCTTCGTCGTCGGGGTACTCATCCTGCTGGCGCTCGGCATCTGGACCCTCGTCGACGCGATCATGATGTTCTCCGGCGGCGTGCGCGACAGCCGCGGGCAGGTCCTGCGTCCCTGA